The genomic stretch CCCTCTGCACCCGGCGAACGCCGCAGGCATTTTCACAAGCAAAAAATTGGCCAACTGTTCCCGAAATGGTGCAAGTTCGACAAAATTCACATTTTGTTCACTTTTTATCCCTTCATAAAATAAGGCCCACAGATCTTCCATCCACCTACGCCACCCTTATCATAAAGTCTTTTCCCCAGTATCGCAGACATGATATTCTTTTGCCAAATTCGCACACTCTATTGTTAGCGCTTGGAACAGAAAGGAGCCGATCGCATGCTGATTTTCGAACTCGCCATCATCTTGGTTGCAACAAAACTGGCTGGCGACCTGGCCGTACGGCTCGGCCAACCTTCCGTCTTAGGTAAACTGCTGATCGGTCTGCTCCTCGGTCCTTCCCTGCTCGGACTGATTGAAAACACCGAGGTGTTACATGAGCTCTCACAAATCGGTGTCATCCTGCTGATGTTCATCGCCGGCTTGGAGACCGATGTCCAAGAATTCAAACGATCAGGCAAAGCAGGCTCTCTGGTTGGATTCGGTGGGATCATCGCACCGCTTGGCATCGGGTACCTGTGTGGCTACCTCCTCGGCTTGGACACACTGCCCTCCATTTTTCTCGGACTGCTCCTGTCCGCGACGAGCGTATCGATCACCGTGCAGTCCCTACGTGAGATGGGCCGTCTCAATTCCCGTGAAGGCACGACTCTGATGAGCGCTGCCGTCATTGATGACGTGGTGGTGGTCATCCTGCTCGCCTTCTTGCTCAGCTTTGCTGGCGGCGATGTCAACCTACCGCTATTGCTCGGCAAAAAAGCTGCGTTCTTCCTGATCTCCATCCTCGTCGGCTGGAAAGTGGTGCCGTGGCTGTTGCAAAAAATAACATCATTGCGCGTCACCGAGCCTGTGGTCACGATCGGAATTTCACTTTGCTTCCTCTTTGCTTGGTTTGCAGAAACCACCGGAGTGGCGGCGATCATCGGCGCCTACATCGCGGGCGTTTCCATCGGGCAATCCAAGCAAAAGCAAGAAGTGATGCACAAAACGGAAACGATCGCCTACGCGTTCTTCGTCCCGGTCTTCTTCACTTCGATTGGCGTGATGACCGACGTGCAAGGCATCGGTAACAACTGGTGGCTTGCCGTAGTGCTCAGTATCGTCGCTGTGCTGACCAAATGGGTCGGCTCTGGCTTAGGTGCGAAGCTGGCCGGTTTCTCCACCCGCAGTTCGCTCGCCGTCGGGGCCGGTATGGTCTCGCGGGGCGAAGTAGCACTGATCATCGCAGCCATCGGGTTGGAAGCGAACCTGCTCGACAAATCGCTGTTTGCGGTACTCGTGGTCGTCGTGCTGGTTACGACCGTCGTGACCCCGCCTTTGTTGAAACTAACCTTTCCCAAACATGAGAAAAAGGCCCCCTGAGCAGAGAGCACTGTAAAAAGGCTCATAAAAAATGGAAACAGCACCCACACGGGTGCTGTTTGCTTTATAATGGAACTATTCTAATCTACTGAGGTTGAGTTTCTATATTACATTCCAGTAAACAAACGAAAGCTTCGTTTCACGCAGAACTTTATCATTTGATCCCATCAGATCATTTATTACGTAAGATTAACGATGTTGTTGATTTTGACTTTATTCATTCACTCGTCGAAGACTCCTACTGTTTGTACTACGGCCGTCCGGCGAATGAACCGGAACTGCTGTTTCGATTGCTTTTCCTTCAGTTCCTTTATAATCTTTCGGACGAACGCGTCATCCAAGAGGCTCAGGTCAACTTGGCATATAAATGGTTCATCGGCCTCAATCCGGAAGATCAACTTTCTCGTTTTCGAAATCACCGCTTAGGAGCTAACCGCGTTGAGCGAGTTCTCTTTGAGTTGGTTCGCCAATGCGTCGACCAAAAGTTGATTCAATCAAAAGTCTTATTGATCGGTTCAACTCATACATTTGCCAACACACAAAAACAAGACGCACTCAATGTACTAAAAGACGCGGCGAAACGTCTTCACCGTTCTGTGACCAAAAAACATCCTAAGCTAGACAAAAGGCTTCCCAAACTCCCAAAACCTTCTGGTGAAAGTCGTAGAAGAATTGCTGCCTGACGCAGAGGGAGCCATCCGAGAAAAGTTGGACTTTGCAAAACGTATCGTCGCAGACGAAAGGTTGCTTGCAAGAAAGGGAATCATGTCTGCCATAGATCCCGATGCAAGATTCGTTGGAAATCCAGCACCAAGTCGTTTTTCGGATACAAAGAACACATCGCCATGACTGAGGAAGAGATTATTACAGCTATTGAAGTAACGGGTGGTTCGTCTGACGACGGCAAACTTTTACCGAACTTGCTCGAGAGCACACAAACAACAGGAATACAAGTTGAAGAGGTTTTAGCGGATACTGCCTACTCCGGCAGCACGAATCTCAAACTGTTGCAAGAGCAGAACATCACAGCTACAATCCCACTTAATCCGTCGGTCTACTCATCTCGCAGCCAAGGCGATGGTTTTCTCTATGTCAAAGACGCAGACGCTGTTCAATGTCCAGCCGGACATTTGAGTGTTCGCAAATCCCGACAGGGCAAGAAGAATGTCGGTACAAATCAGGTAATGGTTTATTACTTTGATGTAGAGAAGTGCAAAACTTGTCCTTTGCGGGATGGTTGCTACAATCCGGGAGCTAGGACAAAGACTTATTCCATTCGTCTGATCTCTAAGCATCATGAACAGCAGATGAAATATGAGCAAACTTCTCTGTTTCAAATGCGAAAGCGGCGCCGCTCGAATATTGAGCACAAAAATGCCGAACTGAAAATTTATCATGGGATGACCAGGGCCAGATACCGAGGTCTCTTCGGCATGAAGATTCAAGCTTACCTTACGGCTTTCGCCGTGAATGCGAAAAGGATGACGCGGCTTCAAGACCAGAAAAAGGCGAGCCTCCTAAGTGGAAGCTCGCCTTTTTCTGGTCAAAATTCATCCTCGCCCTAGTTGAGCTCTCCACAAAGTCACTTTTGCAGTGCTCTCCTGAGGGAGTCGCTTTTTTTCTTAGTAGCAGACAAATGCGCAAGAATCTTGCGTAACGCCCGGTCGCAGTTGCGGGGTGTTGAATTGCACAACTTGAACATCCAGATCAAAATTTTCCATGGGTACGATCTCCTTTCCAGATTCGAATTTTCTAAATTTACAAGCTGTTCTTACGCCAGGGTCAGATCTTCCGGGTAGCAGACGAATGCGCAAGAAGTTTGCGTGATGCCCGGCATTACCTTGGTGGTGGTGATTTGCTCGATTTGAACATCCAGATCGAAGAAGTTTTCCATCAGAATCGCTCCTTTCTTTTATTTAAACTCGTGAACTTACTCGCAAACGAATGCGCAGGAACCTTCCGCAGTTTCGATCGTGTTCATGACGACATCAGCGGTGTTCAACTGCGTGATTTGCACATCCAGATCAAAGAAGTTTTCCATTAGAAAATCTCCTCTCTTGCGTGAGATTTAGACAGCATCGCAAACAAATGCGCAAGACGTGTTATCACCAGTCGGTCTGTAGTCGACCACTTGGGTCACGTTCGAGACTTGTACATCGAGATCGAACATTTCCATCACGATCGCCTCCTTTCTATCGGAACAGATTCGAATCTATTAGTACGGTTCGCAAACAAATGCGCAAGAACCAACGGCGGTCCGCACAGCTGCTACTTCTGCGATCGCTTCTTGCTCAACTTGCACGTCCAGATCGAACATTTCCATTATGATAACCTCCTTTCCTCTTAACTGATTTTCTAATTAAAATATAATTCAAAATATTTATTTGTCAACATTTGAACTTTACTCACAACGAAAGAACAATACCCCAAACGAAAATACGACAAAAAGCGTGCAAACATCGTACCGCTCAGTACTTTGTCTACACGCTGTTCGCATGCAGGAGTTGTCTTTCTTACGCCAGGATGAGATCCGGATAGCAGACGTATGCGCAAGTATCTTGCGTTTCGCCCGGCATGATCGCATCGTTGATGACTTGCTCGATTTGAACATCGAGATCAAAGAACTTTTCCAACACGCGACCCCTTTTTAGTACGAATCATCGTTGCAGACTTCCCCGCAAGAATCTGTCGTTTCGGCGGGCATGATCAATTGGGTATTGATTTGTTCGATCGTCAAATCAAGGTCAAAGAGCTTTTCCATCAGCAGACACCCCTTTTACAAAGTACCCGTTGGGTCGCAATGATCGGCACAAGAATCTTGCGTGTCGGTCCTAATAACATCGTTGTTGCTGACGTGCTGGATTTGCAAATCAAGATCAAAAAGCTTTTCCATCAGGTATTCCCCCCTTCTTACTAAAAGATGTTGCACAAGTAATCGCAACTAATGTAAGAAGTAATGTGTCCCTGTTCCGGGGTTACTTCGATAACTTGAATGTCAAGATCAAACAGTGTTTCCATCGTCGTGTCACCTCCTTTCTAATTTCACATGTTATATTTTAATAAAAAATATAATTCATAATAATTGTTGTGTCAAGTTTTACTTTTAGTTAGAAAAATGCGCCTATTCCATTCGTCTGATCTCTAAGCATCATGAACAGCAGATGAAATATGAGCAAACTTCTCTGTTTCAAATGCGAAAGCGGCGCCGCTCGAATATTGAGCACAAAAATGCCGAACTGAAAATTTATCATGGGATGACCAGGGCCAGATACCGTGGTCTCTTCGGCATGAAGATTCAAGCTTACCTTACGGCTTTCGCCGTGAATGCGAAAAGGATGACGCGGCTTCAAGACCAGCAAAGGCGAGCCTCCTAAGTGGAAGCTCGCCTTTTTCTGGTCAAAATTTATCCTCGCCCTAGTTGAGCTCTCCACAAAGTCACTTTTGCAGTGCTCTCTGAGCAGGGAGCCTTTTTCGTTCTTTCGATCTGTTTCTCCGACTACAATTTAAACGCACTGACCGAATCTTGCAGTTCGTTTGCCATTTTAGCCAGCATATTCGAAGCGGAAGTGATCTCTTCCATAGAAGCTGTCTGCTCTTGCACAGTCGCAGCCACCTGTTGCGTGTTGCCAGCCGCTTGATCGGAGAACGATGCGATCGTATCGATCGCCAAGACCAGTTCCTGTGTCCCCGCATTGACTTGCTCCACCGCTTCGACGGTGTCTTGCGCCTGTTTCGCCAGCGAGTTGACCGCCGCATGAATGCCACGGAAGGAGTCTCCGGTCAGGTGGATCATCCGGATGCCTTCATCGAACGATTTAGTCCCTTCATTCATCGAGACGATCGCCACACCAGCATCCGTTTGTACTTCACCGATCAGCGCACGAATATGATCGGCTGCCGAAGCGGACTGCTCGGCCAGTTTGCGCACTTCGTCTGCAACCACGGCAAAGCCTTTGCCCTGCTCACCTGCGCGCGATGCTTCGATCGCTGCGTTGAGCGCCAACAGGTTGGTTTGGCCCGCAATGCTTGTGATCAGCGCAACGATTTGTCCGATCTCGTCCGTCTTCTGTCCAAGCTTGTTCAATACTTGCGCGGTGCTGTGAATCTTCTCCGTGCTCGTTTCCATCTGCTTGATCGTCTTGTCCACCACATCATGCCCGTCTTTCGCGCGCTCCGTCGCCGTGCGCGTCGAATCGGTCACTGTGGTGATGCCAGATACGATCTGATCGATGTTGACCTTCATCGCGGACACGATCTTCGTCGTGTCGGTCACGCCTTGCAATTGCTTGTCCGCACCGCTCGATACTTCCTGTACGGAAGCTGCGATCTGCTCCGCTGCACGGCACGTATGATCTGCTCCAGCCATCAATTGCTCCGAGGTCGAAGCTACCTGTGCGGAGTTCAAGGATACTTGATGCAGGATTCCGCGCAAGTTGTCCACCATCTTATCAAAGTCTCGGCCGAGGTCACCGATCTCATCGCGGGACTTCATGTTCAGAGCATCCAGCGTCAAATCACCATCTGCTACTTTCTTCACCTGCGCCGCCAGACGATACACCGGCGCGGTCAACATTCTAGAGATCACGATCACGATCAGAATGCTCAACACAATCGCTGCGCCCGATAGAATTAACACAAAATTTTTGCCATCATGGTTGATCTCGACCGATCTTTTGGTCGCTGCTGAGCCAGAATCTTGATTGATCTGCTTCAGTTTGATCAAATCGGCTGTCGCTTTGTCAAACTCGATCAAGGCTGCAGTATCCGCATTGTTGAATCCTAAGCTATCACGTTCTTCTGCCGCTTTCAACAGGAGTGGAATTTGCTTTTCAAACGCCGCATAAGAGCTGGCAAACGAATTAAAAAGCGCTACCTCTTCTTCACCTTGGGAGAGTTCCTTAAACAGAACCATCTTGCTAGTAACTTCTGCTTGGCTGGCCTTGATGGCCTTGATGACCGCTTCGGTCGCTTCGGGCGTCTGCGCCAAGCGCATCCGCGTCATCAACCGTTGCATGTTGGTGACATTCGCATTAATGTCGCCAGCAATCGCAACACTTGGCAATACATGAGCGTCAATCTCGTTCGCTTGCTTTTCCATGTTGTCCATTCGCTCGACCGCCACTGCTCCAATTGCGATCAGCAACAATAGGACGAGGAAAAAGCTTACGAATAATTTCATACGTACTGAAAATTTCATGTCATTAGTTCCCCCTCATAGCAATAAGTACACCTATTAGTCAATAATCGACATGGTTTCGACATCCACAAACCTTATAATAAATGAATATGCGACATTTTGAAAGAGATTTTTTATAACTTTTAGGAATGCATAAATAAATATCGCATGAAAAAAGGGCTCTCTAACTTTGATGAGCCCCATTTTCCCTCTATAATTTGAACGAGCTCAGCGATTCCTGCAACTCTCCCGCCATCTTCGAAAGTTGGTGTGAAGCGCTCGAAATTTCCTCCATCGAAGCGTTTTGCTCTTCGACCGCTGAGGCCACCTGTTGCGTGTTGGCCGCCGCCTGTTCCGAAACGGCCGCGATGCCTTCCATCGTGCCTACCATCGTCTGCGCGCCTGCGTTGACCTGCTGTACAGCTGCCGACACTTCTTGTGCCTGCTCGGACAGCGTGGTAACAGACGAGAGGATCTGCTCAAATGCCGTCCCGGTCAGCGCGATCATCCGAAAACCTTCTTCCACAGCCACTGTGCCTTCCCCCATCACGGAGATCGCACGGCTCGTGTCTTCTTGCACCTCCTTGATCAGGCGGGAGATGTGATCGGCCGCGTCGCCCGACTGCTCAGCCAACTTGCGCACTTCGTCAGCGACAACCGCAAAGCCTTTGCCATGCTCGCCAGCACGCGCCGCTTCGATCGCGGCATTTAAGGCGAGCAGGTTGGTCTGTCCGGCAATCGATGTGATCAAGGAGACGATTTGTTCAATCTCCTCCGATTTCTGGCCGAGCAGGTCGATCACATCAGCTGTTGAGCTCGCCTTGTTGCCAATCAATTGCATCTGCGCCACCGTGCGCTCAACCACCTCTTGTCCATCTGCCGCCTTGCTTGTCGCCTGAAACGTAGCATCGGTCACCGCTTGGATCGAGGACGCAATCTGTGTGACGCTTTGCGAAATGTCGGCGACCACCTGCGTCGAGTCGTGGATGCCACGCAATTGTTTCTCCGCTCCCAGCGACACATCTTGAACAGACTCGGCGATCTGCCCCGCCACTTGACCCGTCTGTTCGGCGCTCGCCGTCAGCTGCTCCGACGTCGCCGCCACTTGATGGGAGTTGAGTGAGACCTGCTGCAAGATCGTGCGGAGGTTCTCTGTCATCAGATTCACATCATCCGCAAGATCGGCAACCTCATCTTTCGTGGACACCTGTAACGGCTGTACCGTCAAGTCGCCAGTTGCTACCCGCTTGACCTGTTCGGCAAGACGAAGCACCGGGGAGGAGATTCTGTACGAAACAACAAGTCCGATGGCGATCCCGATCAAAATGGCCGCAACCGACAAGATGATCGTGTACCAGCGAGACGATTCATTGATTGCCACCGCTTCGGAGGTAGTCGTTCGCGCATACGCCACATTCAATTCGACAAGTTCAGAGACCAACTGGCTCGATTGCACGAAGTCCTGATGGGCAATCGCATTGGTCGCATCCCATGCTTCATTGCTGATCGACGGGTCGATCAGCTTGGGAATCTGCTGCTCATACTTCTGCCACTTTTCAGCAAACGCCTGAAATTTGCTGTTCTCCTCGTCCGTTGCAGGTAGCTTTTCATACGAAATGCGATGTTCATTTATCGCGCTGACCACCTTCGTGAGGTCCTTGCGCAAGCGATCCTGTTCAGATGGATTCGACTCTAATCGAACGCGCAATACCAAGCGGTTGGCCTCGCGCACTTCGGCACGCAGTTCTGACAACACGATCACACCTGGCATAAGATCGCGGTCAATATGTGCCACCCGCGTCCCAATCTCATTCATCTGCAGCATTGAAGTCAGGCCCATCGCAACTAAAAGCAATAGAACTACTGAAAAACTTACTAATAATTTCATGCGAATCTTCATTCTCATCATTCTGGCTCCTCCTGATCTACAGACACTGTTACAATTCAATTGTATCATAATATTAATTCGATTTTCTAAAAATATCCTCCTGCATTATAAAAGGGAAACCCAACAACTTTTTTGGGGTACCGATCCACCTCTTTGCTCCCTCCGCTCTGCGCGTGATTCATCGTGCAACGCAACCGTTTTCTGCAGGCGCGATCAACTGGGCGAGATACGGGCGCACCAACTTATATACCGCACCAGAAGGTGCTACCGCCCTGCAACAGAAAAAACCTGGCGCGCCGCACGCCAGGTTTGATCCGCTTCCACTCCCTGATTACTTCTCCATTGCTCCGTGCCACTCCAGCACGTTCTGCGCCAGTGCTCGCTCCTCCTGCACTGCCTGCACCGCCAGAGTCGCATCATCGGTCTGCTTGGGTACCGCTTCCTCAGCCACGACGAAATCCCCTGTGGTCAGCCCAAGCAAAATGGCAATGAGGAACACTGACACTCCTGGCCCTCTCATCTTCGCGACACCTCTGTTTTATCCGTTTCTCGAAAAAGTGTATTCATGTAGCAAGACGTATAGAAGGCAGATCAGGTTTCTCTCTGCACCAAAAAAGGACATGCCTGGCATGCCCTTTTCCGCTTAGACGCTCGGTCCGTCTTGCAATTGTTGCAGTTTCTCTTTGATCTCTTCTGCCAATTCGACCAACTTCTCAATGTCTTCGAACTGCAGATCGTGAAAGCGCTGATGAAATTCGGCCGCTAGTTCGACATGACCGGAGAGGATCAACTTCTCCATATCGCGGAGAATGTCTTCTACGGTGTTCGATTTGGTCTCAAATAAAATCTGCGCTTCCAAAATCTCCTCGCGAATCACCGACATCTCGTTGTCGAGTTGAAACGACGCTTCCGCCGCTGATACGAGGCGCTTGCGAACATTGGTCGGGATGTTGCCGCGATATTTGTAATTCAGCGAGTGCTCGATCGTCGCCCAAAAGTTCATCGCGAGCGTCCGAATCTGAATTTCCGCGAGCAGTTCCAATTCCCCGTCGGCCGTCTGAATCGGGTATTTGACGATAAAATGGTAGGAACGATACCCGCTCGGCTTGCGGTTGGTCACATAGTCGCGCTCTTCGACAACCACCATGTCTTTGCGGTTGCGAATGTGCTCCGCCACGCGGTGCATATCCTCCACAAACTGGCACATGATGCGCAGGCCCGCAATGTCTGGAACCTTTTCCACCTCTTCCAGTGAGATGTTCAAGATCTTGGCTTTCTCGATGACGCTCGAAACCTTTTTCACTCGCCCGGTCACAAATTCGATCGGTGTATACTCTTCTCTGCGCTTCAGTTCTGAGCGCAAGGAGCGCAGTTTGACTTTAAGTTCTTCTACCGCTTGTTCATACGGAATCAAGAACGTCTCCCAATCACGTCCGTACACACGGGACGCCCCCTTCACTTGCGACATGCAATCGATCAGGTACCTAACGCATCGATCATAGCAAATTTGACTCCAAACATCCATTCACACTGCTAAGATATTCAGAACCAGCCTCGTTTCATGCGCCGCACGATCGATCATTTCTAACTAGAAGCGCTCCTTGCCGTACTCTTTGATAAACGATGGCGTATGTACGCGAACATACAAAATCCGGCCCTCTTCCTCCGTCTGCCAATGCAGCGTGACCGGAGTCCAGACACCGCGGTCTTTAAACACCGCGACCGTTTGGTGGTAGCCTTTTTTCGATAGGTTCGGATTGATGATGTCGCTTGCCAGCAGGCGCGCGCCCATCTCATCCGCGTTCTCTTTGGTGAGCACCGTTTCGTTTGGCATGTATTCGATCAAAATCGACTGGATCGCAGACAAATATTCAGGGTAAATCATCTCAGGGTACCTCCTTGGGTACAAACATTTGCTACAAGAGATAATAGCATATTTGGAAGTGATTTTCGATGCAGGATTTCCCCCTTTCAGCTTGAAGTGATACCTATAACCAAACAAAAGAAAGAAGGCGTATCGATGCTCGACCCAAGAATGACCAAACTGGCTGAGACGCTGGTCAATTTTTCCACCAACGTCCAACCTGGTGAAAATGTGCATATCGACGTGACTGAGATCGACATGGCATTGGTAAAAGAAGTGATCAAAGCTGTGCATAAAGCGGGCGGAAACCCGTATGTCACGATCCGCCACAACGAAGTCCAACGCCAACTACTGAGGAACGCCACCGAAGAGCAACTGCGCGTCTGGGGGGAAAGCGAAGCGGCGCATCTGGCGAAAATGGACTGCTGGATCGGCATTCGCGGCGGCAACAACATCTCTCAACTGTCCGACGTGCCAGGTGAAAAGATGGAGATGTACAACAAAGTGTACCGCAGTCAAACTGGCAAAGGGATCATGGCAACCCGCTGGGTGACCTTGCGCTACCCGACCGATGCGTTCGCCCAATCGGCCAACATGAGCACCGAAGCGTTCGAAGAGTTCTTTTTCAACGTCTGCACGATGGACTATGCCAAAATGTCCAACGCGATGAATGCGCTAAAAGAGCTGATGGATCGCACCGACAAAGTCCGCCTCGTCGGACCTGGTACCGACCTGTCCTTCTCGATGCAGGGCATTCCGTCTGTCAAATGTGACGGCCGCGTCAACATCCCGGACGGCGAAGTGTACTCCGCACCGGTGCGCGATTCGGTCAACGGCGTCATCTCCTTTAACGCGGCGACCAACTACCAAGGATTCACGTTTGAAAACGTGCGCTTCGTCTTCGAAAACGGCAAAATCGTGGAAGCGACGTCCAATGACAACGAGCGCATCAACCGCATTCTCGACACCGACGAAGGCGCGCGCTACATCGGTGAATTTTCGATCGCCTTCAACCCATACATTAAATATCCGATGCTGGACACGCTGTTCGATGAAAAAATCGACGGCTCCTTCCACTTCACCCCAGGCCAATGCTATGATAACGCCTACAATGGCAATCATTCGGCGATCCACTGGGACATCGTCAACATTCAACGCCCGGATTTTGGCGGCGGCGAAATCTGGTTTGACGATGTGCTGATTCGCAAAGACGGTCGTTTTGTGATTCCAGAATTGGAAGCGTTGAACCCGGAGAATCTGCTGTAATCAAAAAAAGCCCCTCATGCAGGGGCTTTTTTGCTGCTCTAAAACAAACTCAGTTGCTCACCGTTCTGTTGCGGTTCCTCTTCATCCAGCGATTCCTCGCCTTTGCACAACAACCGATAGCCGCAGTGCTGGCAGGGACGCTCATCTGGCGCCACCGCATACGCTTCCTCTTGATCGTGGGTCGCAATGTGATCCAAAGCGGTGCGAACCGTCCGTTCCATCTTTTCCAAATCGGCATCGCGAACTGAGACCTGCGCCTCCTTGCCAAGCGCTGTGAAATAGAGGACCGACCGCTCCACCTCCCATTTCAGCAGTCGCTTCACCACCAGCGTGTACAGCTGCAACTGCGGTGTGTAATGCTGAGCCGTACCGAGCAGTGAGCCCTCTGTGATGCGATTGGTTTTAAAGTCGATCACCACCGCAGCTCCGTCCGCACGGCGAACCACCTTGTCCATCACGCCAGTCACTTCATGCGGACCAAGCATCAGGCGGAACATCCATTCACTGTGGCGCGTGGTAGCAGTCTGAACTTCTTGGAACAGCGGGCTTTGCAAATAAGCATCGACATCCCGTTGCAGCTCAGGTAGCACCGCTTCCGCATCAGACTCACCGATGCCCCTCTCCGCCAACGCGCGCTTGAGCAACGTCTTTGCCTGATCGGGCTCATCCAGTAATTCCAGCACGCGGTGCACAAGCGACCCGCGCTCCGTAGCGCTCAGCGACCGCACGCCCGCTACCGTCACCACTTCCCGTTCCTGCGTGTCCGACCTGACGTCCTTCGCCCCCGCCACTTCCGGCAGGCGCAACACAGCTTGATAAAAATACTGTCTCGGACAAGCCAAGTAGGTCAACAGAGCAGACACCGACAACAAAATCCCTTGCGAACGGTCGGTCTGCACATGCTGGGTCAGCGGAAATAAATGGTGCAGTCGCTCCACCGTCTGTGCAGGAGCAAACGCTCCTGCACTTGCACCTGCCGCTGCGACCTCTTCCCACGCTGCCAATACTGGGAAAACGGCAGGCGCACCGCCCGACAGCATCGATCGCCTCGGCACCACTTTGTCGCTTGCACGCAAAGGCGATTGGCTCCGCTCTGCTTCTGGCTCCGCTTGCACGAGGATCTGAGGCATGTCTGCCGCGCGCACAGTCGCAGCCTCCAACTCCGACGTCCACTTCACCTCTGGCCATTCCGCTTGGATCGAGCTTGCCATCTGCGTAAGCTCTCCGTCTGCCATCGCCGCCACCAACCAGTCGAACCACCTGCTGTTCTCAAGTGTCATCCGCTTTTTCGGCACTTCGCGACTGCCGACGAGCAACAGGTAATCTCTGGCCCGCGTCATCGCTACATATAGCTTGCGGCGCTCCTCTTCCAACGCCTTGCTGCGGTCAAGTTCGCGCAGTTGCGGCACATAGCCCATCTCATTCCACGCCTCATGCTCCGTGAAGGTCGGCACCAATCCGAAGGCCGGATCGTAGTGAAACTTCCCCTCGCTACGCAGATGAAACTCGCGGGCCAGATCGGGCAATATCACGATCGGAAACTCCAAGCCCTTCGACTTGTGCACCGTCATGA from Tumebacillus algifaecis encodes the following:
- a CDS encoding cation:proton antiporter; the encoded protein is MLIFELAIILVATKLAGDLAVRLGQPSVLGKLLIGLLLGPSLLGLIENTEVLHELSQIGVILLMFIAGLETDVQEFKRSGKAGSLVGFGGIIAPLGIGYLCGYLLGLDTLPSIFLGLLLSATSVSITVQSLREMGRLNSREGTTLMSAAVIDDVVVVILLAFLLSFAGGDVNLPLLLGKKAAFFLISILVGWKVVPWLLQKITSLRVTEPVVTIGISLCFLFAWFAETTGVAAIIGAYIAGVSIGQSKQKQEVMHKTETIAYAFFVPVFFTSIGVMTDVQGIGNNWWLAVVLSIVAVLTKWVGSGLGAKLAGFSTRSSLAVGAGMVSRGEVALIIAAIGLEANLLDKSLFAVLVVVVLVTTVVTPPLLKLTFPKHEKKAP
- a CDS encoding FDLD family class I lanthipeptide, with amino-acid sequence MENFFDLDVQIEQITTTKVMPGITQTSCAFVCYPEDLTLA
- a CDS encoding FDLD family class I lanthipeptide — protein: MEMFDLDVQVEQEAIAEVAAVRTAVGSCAFVCEPY
- a CDS encoding transposase; its protein translation is MRKRRRSNIEHKNAELKIYHGMTRARYRGLFGMKIQAYLTAFAVNAKRMTRLQDQQRRAS
- a CDS encoding methyl-accepting chemotaxis protein, which gives rise to MKFSVRMKLFVSFFLVLLLLIAIGAVAVERMDNMEKQANEIDAHVLPSVAIAGDINANVTNMQRLMTRMRLAQTPEATEAVIKAIKASQAEVTSKMVLFKELSQGEEEVALFNSFASSYAAFEKQIPLLLKAAEERDSLGFNNADTAALIEFDKATADLIKLKQINQDSGSAATKRSVEINHDGKNFVLILSGAAIVLSILIVIVISRMLTAPVYRLAAQVKKVADGDLTLDALNMKSRDEIGDLGRDFDKMVDNLRGILHQVSLNSAQVASTSEQLMAGADHTCRAAEQIAASVQEVSSGADKQLQGVTDTTKIVSAMKVNIDQIVSGITTVTDSTRTATERAKDGHDVVDKTIKQMETSTEKIHSTAQVLNKLGQKTDEIGQIVALITSIAGQTNLLALNAAIEASRAGEQGKGFAVVADEVRKLAEQSASAADHIRALIGEVQTDAGVAIVSMNEGTKSFDEGIRMIHLTGDSFRGIHAAVNSLAKQAQDTVEAVEQVNAGTQELVLAIDTIASFSDQAAGNTQQVAATVQEQTASMEEITSASNMLAKMANELQDSVSAFKL
- a CDS encoding methyl-accepting chemotaxis protein, coding for MMRMKIRMKLLVSFSVVLLLLVAMGLTSMLQMNEIGTRVAHIDRDLMPGVIVLSELRAEVREANRLVLRVRLESNPSEQDRLRKDLTKVVSAINEHRISYEKLPATDEENSKFQAFAEKWQKYEQQIPKLIDPSISNEAWDATNAIAHQDFVQSSQLVSELVELNVAYARTTTSEAVAINESSRWYTIILSVAAILIGIAIGLVVSYRISSPVLRLAEQVKRVATGDLTVQPLQVSTKDEVADLADDVNLMTENLRTILQQVSLNSHQVAATSEQLTASAEQTGQVAGQIAESVQDVSLGAEKQLRGIHDSTQVVADISQSVTQIASSIQAVTDATFQATSKAADGQEVVERTVAQMQLIGNKASSTADVIDLLGQKSEEIEQIVSLITSIAGQTNLLALNAAIEAARAGEHGKGFAVVADEVRKLAEQSGDAADHISRLIKEVQEDTSRAISVMGEGTVAVEEGFRMIALTGTAFEQILSSVTTLSEQAQEVSAAVQQVNAGAQTMVGTMEGIAAVSEQAAANTQQVASAVEEQNASMEEISSASHQLSKMAGELQESLSSFKL
- a CDS encoding GTP pyrophosphokinase, whose translation is MYGRDWETFLIPYEQAVEELKVKLRSLRSELKRREEYTPIEFVTGRVKKVSSVIEKAKILNISLEEVEKVPDIAGLRIMCQFVEDMHRVAEHIRNRKDMVVVEERDYVTNRKPSGYRSYHFIVKYPIQTADGELELLAEIQIRTLAMNFWATIEHSLNYKYRGNIPTNVRKRLVSAAEASFQLDNEMSVIREEILEAQILFETKSNTVEDILRDMEKLILSGHVELAAEFHQRFHDLQFEDIEKLVELAEEIKEKLQQLQDGPSV
- a CDS encoding aminopeptidase — translated: MLDPRMTKLAETLVNFSTNVQPGENVHIDVTEIDMALVKEVIKAVHKAGGNPYVTIRHNEVQRQLLRNATEEQLRVWGESEAAHLAKMDCWIGIRGGNNISQLSDVPGEKMEMYNKVYRSQTGKGIMATRWVTLRYPTDAFAQSANMSTEAFEEFFFNVCTMDYAKMSNAMNALKELMDRTDKVRLVGPGTDLSFSMQGIPSVKCDGRVNIPDGEVYSAPVRDSVNGVISFNAATNYQGFTFENVRFVFENGKIVEATSNDNERINRILDTDEGARYIGEFSIAFNPYIKYPMLDTLFDEKIDGSFHFTPGQCYDNAYNGNHSAIHWDIVNIQRPDFGGGEIWFDDVLIRKDGRFVIPELEALNPENLL